In the Clostridium beijerinckii genome, one interval contains:
- a CDS encoding gluconeogenesis factor YvcK family protein: MRIKDWLKAGIKVKRWLAFGIFGILLISFGFTELVNHRVYNLYYQVFYVFLNITGIFVLYISITETMKSIIALVNRGYIKVSLDSRKIESLIYEKRLLVKGPKIVVIGGGTGLSTMLRGLKYYTSNITAIVTVGDDGGGSGDLREDLGMLPPGDIRNCILALADTEPIMEDLLQYRFADGRLKNQSFGNLFLAAMAGISDNFEEAVQKMSSVLAVTGKVIPVTLDNMQLVAKLQNGNIVKGESQIPEEAIEQKSRIEELKIVPENAKALPEALEAIKEADAIVMGPGSLYTSITSNLLVKDIAKEVRKSSAIKIYISNIMTQPGETTGFKVSDHLKVLFKYGGKDIVDYVIANTGEITEELKEKYQKDDAELVKLDREDINSLGVKIVGDDLVKVKNGLIKHDSDKLAEILVDTIMEKKLLYDKKKIIEYMYLSQRIKERVREEKGKVID, encoded by the coding sequence ATGAGGATAAAAGATTGGCTTAAGGCTGGAATTAAAGTGAAACGATGGCTAGCGTTTGGTATTTTCGGAATATTATTAATATCATTTGGATTTACAGAACTAGTTAACCATAGGGTTTACAATTTATATTACCAGGTTTTTTATGTGTTTTTAAATATTACAGGAATATTTGTTTTATATATATCAATTACTGAAACGATGAAATCAATAATTGCTTTAGTAAATAGAGGCTATATCAAAGTTTCTCTAGATAGCAGAAAAATTGAAAGTCTAATATATGAAAAAAGATTATTAGTAAAGGGTCCTAAGATAGTTGTAATTGGTGGAGGAACTGGTTTATCTACAATGCTTCGAGGGTTGAAGTACTATACATCAAATATAACTGCAATAGTTACGGTTGGAGATGATGGGGGCGGATCTGGAGATTTAAGAGAAGATTTAGGAATGTTGCCTCCTGGAGACATAAGAAACTGTATTTTGGCATTAGCTGATACGGAGCCAATAATGGAGGATTTACTTCAGTATAGATTTGCTGATGGAAGATTAAAGAATCAAAGCTTTGGAAATTTATTCTTGGCAGCTATGGCTGGAATATCTGACAATTTTGAGGAAGCAGTTCAGAAAATGAGTTCTGTATTAGCTGTAACAGGTAAAGTTATACCTGTTACTTTGGATAATATGCAATTAGTTGCAAAACTACAAAATGGTAATATAGTAAAAGGTGAATCGCAAATTCCAGAAGAAGCTATTGAACAAAAATCTAGAATAGAAGAATTAAAAATAGTTCCTGAGAATGCAAAAGCTCTTCCAGAGGCATTAGAGGCTATAAAGGAAGCAGATGCTATAGTAATGGGACCAGGTAGCTTATATACAAGTATAACTTCTAATTTGCTTGTTAAAGATATTGCAAAAGAAGTTAGGAAGAGTAGTGCTATCAAAATATACATTTCAAATATAATGACTCAACCTGGAGAGACTACAGGTTTTAAAGTGTCAGACCACTTAAAGGTTTTATTCAAATATGGTGGGAAAGATATTGTTGATTATGTAATTGCTAATACAGGAGAAATAACAGAGGAATTAAAAGAAAAATACCAAAAAGATGATGCGGAGCTTGTTAAATTAGATAGAGAAGACATTAATAGTCTAGGTGTAAAAATAGTTGGGGACGATTTAGTGAAAGTAAAAAATGGATTGATAAAGCACGATTCAGATAAGTTGGCAGAAATATTAGTAGATACAATAATGGAAAAGAAACTTTTATATGATAAGAAAAAGATAATTGAATATATGTATTTATCGCAACGTATTAAGGAAAGAGTCAGAGAAGAAAAAGGAAAAGTAATTGATTAA
- the rapZ gene encoding RNase adapter RapZ yields the protein MRFVIVTGLSGAGKTQATRTLEDLGYFCVDNLPPKLISKFAEVCTQSGGNIEKVALVIDIRGGIFFEDFFEALNYLKKNEFKYEILFLEATDEVLIKRFKETRRSHPLSPDGRVLTGITQEREKLREVKNIADIIIDTSKYEIRHLREKINKNYGDHTYPEKQLSITVLSFGFKYGIPVDSDLVFDVRFIPNPFYIPELKQYSGNDEPVKDYVLKQEETVNFIEKLVDMLKYLIPNYIKEGKSQLIISIGCTGGRHRSVAIANEVYERLNKENYNSKIEHRDVAEDLHKGEKKL from the coding sequence ATGAGATTTGTTATTGTTACAGGATTATCAGGAGCAGGAAAGACACAAGCAACAAGAACATTGGAGGATTTAGGATATTTTTGTGTTGATAACCTTCCACCAAAGTTAATCTCTAAGTTTGCAGAAGTATGCACGCAAAGTGGCGGAAATATTGAAAAAGTAGCATTAGTTATAGATATTAGAGGCGGAATTTTCTTTGAAGATTTTTTTGAAGCCCTAAATTACTTAAAGAAAAATGAATTTAAATACGAGATATTATTTCTAGAAGCAACTGATGAAGTGCTTATTAAGAGATTTAAGGAGACAAGGAGAAGCCATCCATTATCTCCAGATGGAAGAGTTTTGACTGGGATTACTCAGGAGAGAGAGAAATTAAGAGAAGTTAAAAATATAGCTGATATTATCATTGATACATCTAAATACGAAATAAGGCATTTAAGAGAAAAAATAAACAAGAATTATGGAGATCATACTTATCCTGAAAAGCAATTATCAATTACTGTATTAAGCTTTGGGTTTAAATATGGAATACCAGTGGATTCAGATTTGGTTTTTGATGTTAGATTTATACCAAATCCATTTTATATACCTGAATTAAAGCAGTATTCTGGTAATGATGAACCAGTTAAAGATTATGTCTTAAAACAAGAGGAGACTGTGAATTTTATAGAAAAGTTAGTAGATATGTTAAAATATTTAATACCTAATTATATAAAAGAAGGAAAGAGTCAATTAATTATATCTATAGGATGTACAGGTGGAAGACATCGCTCAGTCGCAATAGCAAATGAAGTTTATGAAAGATTAAATAAAGAAAACTATAATTCTAAAATAGAGCATAGAGATGTAGCTGAAGATCTTCATAAAGGAGAAAAGAAGCTATGA
- the murB gene encoding UDP-N-acetylmuramate dehydrogenase, with protein sequence MKHYGEYKNLFSKLYEESQIQLDAKMSEHIYFKVGGPVDILLTPNSIQQVKETITICKENNIPFYVIGNGSNILVKDGGIRGVVIKLCELNKIECIGNKIIAECGALLKDVSKAATEGSLAGFQFACGIPGSVGGAVFMNAGAYDGEISFVIESAEVLDDNQEIRIIPKSELNLGYRQSVVMQKGYIVLRATFNLVNGDKEKIQARVDELTKRREERQPLEYPSAGSTFKRPEGYFAGKLIEDAGLKGFAIGGACVSEKHAGFVINCKNGTAKDVLDVIYHVRDEVKKQFGVDLYPEVRIWGED encoded by the coding sequence ATGAAGCACTATGGAGAATATAAGAATTTGTTCAGCAAATTATACGAAGAGTCACAAATTCAATTAGATGCGAAAATGAGTGAACATATATACTTTAAAGTTGGAGGACCAGTAGACATACTTTTAACTCCAAACAGTATACAACAGGTAAAAGAAACTATTACTATTTGTAAAGAAAATAATATACCATTTTATGTAATAGGAAATGGGTCTAATATCTTAGTTAAAGATGGTGGTATTAGAGGTGTTGTTATAAAGTTATGCGAGCTCAATAAAATAGAATGTATAGGTAACAAGATTATTGCAGAATGTGGAGCATTACTTAAAGACGTTTCGAAGGCAGCTACAGAAGGATCACTAGCAGGATTTCAATTTGCTTGTGGTATTCCGGGTAGCGTAGGTGGAGCTGTATTCATGAATGCAGGAGCTTATGACGGAGAAATTTCATTTGTTATTGAAAGTGCAGAAGTACTTGATGACAATCAAGAAATTAGAATAATTCCTAAATCAGAGTTGAATTTAGGATATAGGCAGTCTGTAGTTATGCAAAAGGGATATATAGTATTACGCGCAACTTTTAATTTAGTTAATGGCGATAAAGAAAAGATTCAAGCTAGAGTTGATGAATTAACTAAAAGAAGAGAAGAAAGACAGCCGTTAGAGTATCCTTCAGCAGGTAGTACATTTAAAAGACCAGAAGGCTATTTCGCAGGAAAATTAATTGAGGATGCAGGATTAAAGGGATTTGCTATCGGCGGAGCGTGTGTTTCGGAGAAGCATGCTGGATTTGTTATTAATTGTAAGAACGGAACAGCTAAGGATGTATTAGATGTAATATATCATGTTAGGGATGAAGTGAAAAAACAATTTGGAGTAGATTTATATCCTGAAGTTAGAATTTGGGGTGAAGATTAA
- the uvrC gene encoding excinuclease ABC subunit UvrC: MFDFKAQLKILPNEPGVYLMKNSLGEIIYVGKAKILKNRVRQYFQNSKNHSEKVKAMVKNIAEFEYIVTDSEMEALILECNLIKKYSPKYNISLKDDKFYPFIKVTTNEDFPRVFITRNYAKDGNKYFGPYPNAGDVHETINLIRKIFPLRTCKKSIIEGEKPTRACLNYHIKKCNAPCEGRISKTEYKKMIDEIMEVLSGKDRSLLNKLKEEMQSASGNLEFEKAASLRDKMIAIENIAEKQKVFKSQENDEDFINIYKDEKDCCIQVFFLRDGKITGREHFMIENSSHEEDTTIISQFIISFYGGTPKVPKNIYIPESDEIEALEEFLSIKRGSRVFVKVPIKGEKKEMLELVKNNAKVTLDQFKDKILRDKEINMISLKEIQELLELDSIPLRIEAYDISNIQGVDSVGSMIVFENGKAKNSDYRRFRIKTVKSANDYDSMREILDRRFTHGLKEIEEIQNKEIKFSSGKFSNFPDLIMMDGGKGQVNIALEVLEKLGIDIPVCGLVKDDYHATRGIIYNNNELIINRNSNLMQMIRRIQDEVHRFAITYHRSLRDKRTLHSILDDIPNIGQKRRMSLLMKFGSIDNIKKATLDELLETESIDTKAANSVLEYFRNTK, translated from the coding sequence ATGTTTGATTTTAAAGCCCAATTAAAAATTCTACCAAATGAACCAGGGGTTTATTTAATGAAAAACTCACTTGGAGAGATTATCTATGTGGGAAAAGCAAAAATATTGAAAAATAGAGTGCGCCAATACTTTCAAAATTCTAAAAATCATTCGGAAAAAGTAAAGGCAATGGTTAAAAATATTGCTGAGTTTGAATACATAGTGACAGATTCTGAAATGGAAGCTCTAATATTAGAATGCAATCTAATAAAAAAGTATAGCCCTAAATATAATATTTCACTAAAGGATGATAAATTTTATCCATTCATAAAAGTGACTACTAATGAGGATTTTCCTAGAGTTTTTATAACAAGAAATTATGCCAAGGATGGAAATAAGTATTTTGGGCCTTATCCAAATGCAGGAGATGTACATGAAACAATAAATTTGATTAGAAAAATTTTTCCATTAAGAACTTGTAAAAAATCTATTATAGAAGGCGAAAAGCCGACAAGAGCATGTTTAAATTATCATATAAAAAAATGTAATGCACCCTGTGAAGGGCGTATTTCTAAAACTGAATACAAAAAAATGATAGATGAAATAATGGAAGTTTTAAGTGGGAAGGATAGGAGCCTTCTAAATAAGTTAAAAGAAGAAATGCAAAGTGCATCAGGAAATTTAGAATTTGAGAAAGCTGCATCATTAAGAGATAAAATGATTGCTATAGAAAATATAGCAGAAAAACAAAAGGTGTTTAAATCTCAAGAGAATGATGAAGATTTTATTAATATCTATAAAGATGAGAAAGATTGCTGTATTCAAGTATTCTTTTTAAGGGATGGAAAAATAACTGGAAGAGAACATTTTATGATTGAAAATAGTTCCCATGAGGAAGATACAACAATAATTTCACAATTTATAATTTCATTTTATGGAGGAACACCAAAAGTTCCAAAGAATATATACATTCCGGAAAGTGATGAAATTGAAGCTTTGGAAGAATTTTTAAGTATAAAGCGTGGCTCAAGGGTCTTCGTTAAGGTGCCAATAAAAGGCGAGAAAAAAGAAATGTTGGAGCTAGTTAAAAATAATGCGAAAGTCACTTTAGATCAATTTAAGGATAAGATTTTGAGAGATAAAGAGATTAATATGATTTCGCTAAAGGAAATTCAAGAATTATTAGAACTTGATAGTATACCACTTAGAATTGAAGCTTACGATATATCCAACATACAAGGGGTAGATTCCGTTGGGTCAATGATTGTATTTGAGAATGGTAAAGCTAAGAATAGCGATTATAGAAGATTTCGTATAAAAACTGTAAAAAGTGCTAATGATTATGATAGTATGAGAGAAATTTTAGACCGAAGATTCACTCATGGATTAAAAGAGATCGAAGAGATTCAAAATAAAGAAATTAAATTTTCTAGTGGAAAGTTTTCGAATTTTCCAGATTTAATTATGATGGATGGTGGAAAAGGTCAGGTTAATATAGCTCTTGAAGTATTAGAGAAATTAGGAATAGATATACCTGTATGTGGATTGGTTAAAGATGATTATCATGCAACTAGAGGGATTATTTATAATAATAATGAATTAATAATAAATAGAAATTCTAATTTGATGCAAATGATAAGAAGAATTCAGGATGAAGTTCATAGATTCGCAATAACTTACCACAGAAGTTTAAGAGATAAGAGAACGCTTCATTCAATATTAGATGATATACCTAATATTGGGCAGAAGAGAAGAATGTCTCTTTTAATGAAATTTGGAAGTATCGATAATATTAAAAAAGCTACATTAGACGAACTTCTTGAGACAGAATCAATTGATACGAAAGCAGCTAATAGTGTATTAGAGTATTTTAGAAATACAAAATAA
- a CDS encoding peptidoglycan D,D-transpeptidase FtsI family protein, whose translation MKNVSNSIKQVMVVFLFCFVALISYIAYFQVFSAPTIAESEGNQRLWARRNEVLRGTIYDRNKNPLTTSARVDALTQKRTYVNGDLYVHALGYVDPRYGLTGLEANYDSELTTYNKLTNNILNLTKDFSIDKLKSMFKNRKEDEVKVGNGVITTLDPTLQKIAYDALGSNKGAVVALNPKTGEVLAMVSKPTYNPNDLEGSMKASNEDSPFINRAVSGKYPPGSTFKTVTLSSALENMPGVTNRTFNDTGKIVFNDKQSLSNDNGEVNGEIDLKDAYRLSSNFVFGTLAMELGNDKLKATAEKFGFNNTVESDGFKIDQSQFPKLSKAEIGSIAQSGIGQSSILATPMEMALVASTVADDGKMMEPRLVSQVVDKDGNVVKTVEPKVNKQVISSANAAIIKDYMKNLVDSRIDSTWSYFQGTDAAGKTGTADYNLANGESAKPHSWFIGLAPASNPKIAVAVIVENGGYGASAAAPIAGKLIRQAVIGN comes from the coding sequence TTGAAAAATGTTTCTAATAGTATAAAACAGGTAATGGTAGTTTTTTTATTTTGCTTTGTAGCTCTTATCTCATATATTGCATATTTTCAAGTTTTTTCGGCTCCTACTATAGCTGAAAGTGAAGGTAATCAAAGGCTTTGGGCAAGAAGAAATGAAGTTTTGAGGGGAACCATATATGATAGAAATAAAAATCCGCTTACAACAAGTGCAAGGGTAGATGCGCTAACACAAAAAAGAACTTATGTTAACGGAGATTTATATGTTCACGCACTAGGATATGTAGATCCAAGATATGGATTGACAGGATTAGAGGCAAATTATGATAGTGAGTTAACCACATACAACAAGCTTACTAACAATATTTTAAATCTAACTAAAGATTTTAGCATAGATAAGTTAAAATCAATGTTTAAGAATAGAAAAGAAGATGAGGTCAAAGTTGGGAATGGTGTTATAACTACATTAGATCCAACACTTCAAAAAATAGCATATGATGCACTTGGAAGTAATAAGGGTGCAGTGGTAGCCTTAAATCCAAAAACAGGAGAAGTATTAGCTATGGTTTCTAAGCCAACGTACAATCCAAATGATTTGGAAGGCTCAATGAAAGCTTCTAATGAAGATAGTCCGTTTATAAATAGAGCAGTATCAGGAAAATACCCGCCAGGATCAACATTTAAAACAGTAACTCTTAGCAGCGCATTAGAAAATATGCCTGGGGTTACAAATAGAACTTTTAATGATACAGGTAAAATAGTATTTAACGATAAACAGTCATTGAGCAATGATAATGGAGAAGTTAATGGTGAAATAGATTTAAAGGATGCCTATAGATTATCAAGTAATTTTGTATTTGGTACATTGGCAATGGAGCTAGGAAATGATAAGTTAAAAGCTACTGCGGAGAAGTTTGGTTTTAATAATACAGTAGAATCTGATGGATTTAAAATAGATCAGAGTCAATTTCCAAAGTTATCTAAAGCGGAAATTGGTAGCATAGCTCAATCTGGAATTGGCCAAAGTAGTATTTTAGCTACGCCTATGGAGATGGCTTTGGTTGCAAGTACAGTGGCTGATGATGGTAAGATGATGGAGCCAAGACTCGTTAGCCAAGTGGTGGATAAGGACGGTAATGTAGTTAAGACAGTGGAACCAAAGGTGAATAAACAAGTTATAAGTTCAGCTAATGCTGCAATTATAAAAGACTATATGAAAAATTTAGTTGATTCAAGAATCGACTCTACTTGGAGTTATTTTCAAGGAACTGATGCAGCAGGTAAGACTGGTACAGCTGATTATAATCTTGCTAATGGAGAAAGCGCTAAACCTCATTCATGGTTTATTGGGCTTGCACCAGCGAGCAATCCTAAGATTGCAGTTGCTGTAATAGTTGAAAATGGAGGATACGGAGCGAGTGCGGCAGCACCGATAGCAGGAAAATTAATTAGGCAAGCGGTTATTGGAAATTAA
- a CDS encoding FtsW/RodA/SpoVE family cell cycle protein has translation MKIKRDEIKLLLLTYLLCIALFTNLAILKDDMDKGAIYMGLIVCGLITATQILIRKFYPHGDKFLITFACILSVIGIAVLYRLDTDIAIKQLMYFAAGIVVFIALVVIIPDIRDFVKYKKVYLIATLLIMPLALFAHQEVYGATNWIRIGGFSIQPSEFGKITFAIYLAAALHDYEDKNNIIEDFKQLWQPALVVVYSLGCLVGQKDLGSALIFFGISLTMLYVATGKKKYVVITFILFVLGSIFAYKLFPHVQQRVLIWRDPWKYKDTTGYQIVQGLYSISSGGMFGSGLGQGYPGFMPVNTSDLIFAVICEELGMVFGLGIMIIYFLFFYRGMRASFRIKDRFSQLNAIGLSAMIACQVLVIIGGVFAVIPLTGITLPLISAGGSSIITMFFALAILQKISEEG, from the coding sequence GTGAAGATAAAAAGAGATGAAATAAAGCTATTACTGTTAACTTATTTGTTATGTATAGCGCTTTTTACAAATTTAGCAATATTGAAAGATGACATGGATAAAGGCGCTATATACATGGGGTTGATAGTATGTGGCTTAATAACTGCTACCCAAATATTAATACGGAAGTTTTATCCCCATGGGGATAAATTTTTGATTACATTTGCATGTATATTGTCAGTAATAGGTATAGCTGTACTATATAGATTGGATACTGATATTGCTATTAAACAGTTAATGTATTTTGCAGCTGGAATAGTTGTATTTATTGCTCTAGTAGTGATAATTCCAGATATAAGAGATTTTGTTAAGTACAAGAAGGTATATCTGATAGCAACTCTGCTTATAATGCCTCTAGCATTGTTCGCGCATCAAGAAGTTTATGGTGCAACTAACTGGATTAGAATTGGTGGATTTAGTATTCAACCATCAGAATTTGGTAAGATAACATTTGCCATATACTTAGCGGCAGCTTTACATGATTATGAAGACAAAAATAATATAATAGAAGATTTCAAACAACTTTGGCAACCTGCACTGGTTGTTGTATATTCATTAGGATGTTTGGTTGGGCAAAAGGATTTAGGATCTGCGTTAATATTTTTTGGTATTTCATTAACAATGTTGTATGTTGCAACTGGAAAGAAAAAGTATGTGGTAATAACATTTATATTATTTGTGTTGGGATCTATTTTTGCATATAAACTGTTTCCGCACGTACAGCAAAGAGTATTAATATGGAGGGATCCATGGAAGTATAAAGATACTACGGGATATCAGATAGTTCAAGGATTATATTCGATTTCTTCTGGTGGAATGTTTGGAAGTGGACTTGGCCAAGGATACCCAGGATTTATGCCAGTAAATACATCAGACTTAATTTTTGCAGTAATTTGTGAGGAATTGGGAATGGTATTTGGACTCGGAATTATGATAATATATTTCTTGTTTTTCTATAGAGGAATGAGGGCTTCATTTAGAATCAAAGATAGATTTTCACAACTTAATGCCATAGGCCTCAGTGCTATGATAGCATGTCAGGTTCTAGTTATAATAGGAGGAGTGTTTGCAGTAATACCTCTGACAGGGATTACATTGCCTCTTATTAGTGCTGGAGGTTCCTCAATAATAACTATGTTTTTTGCACTAGCAATACTTCAAAAGATATCGGAGGAGGGCTAA
- a CDS encoding FHA domain-containing protein yields MSFSRIIAGFFGIVFIIILYVIIYYALKIMYRDVKNGGKKRRPTAAKGSYGLEIIDSGSSKDLKDGSIIPIRSDLTIGRKDDNSIVLCDQHVSGSHARIIIRNSSLFIEDLNSTNGTYLNKNKISGKAKLSNKDEIRIGTAIFKILI; encoded by the coding sequence ATGAGTTTTTCGAGAATAATTGCTGGTTTTTTTGGAATTGTTTTTATTATTATACTGTATGTAATAATATACTATGCGCTAAAGATAATGTATAGGGATGTTAAAAACGGAGGGAAGAAAAGAAGGCCTACTGCAGCAAAAGGAAGTTATGGCTTAGAAATCATAGATTCTGGAAGTAGCAAAGATTTAAAAGATGGATCTATTATTCCTATCAGATCGGATTTAACAATAGGAAGAAAAGATGATAATTCTATTGTATTATGTGATCAACATGTTTCTGGAAGTCATGCGAGAATTATCATAAGGAATAGTAGCTTATTTATAGAAGATTTAAATAGCACAAATGGTACCTACTTAAACAAGAATAAGATAAGTGGCAAAGCAAAACTGTCTAATAAAGATGAGATAAGAATTGGTACGGCAATTTTTAAGATTTTAATTTAA